GAGCGTCGCCAGCGCCGCGGCGTCGCCCTCCCAGAAGCGCCGCCGCGAGCGGCGGACGTACCAGTTCGACAGGTCGTCGACGAGCTCGGTGAGCCGGCGCCCGGCCCGGGTCGGGTCGAAGTCGTCGAGCGCCTGCGTGACCTCGATGACCGTCCGATGCAGCTCGGAGCGCGCCCAGCGGTCGAGCACCGGCCGGTCGGCCGGGGCCGGGGCGGGGTGGTCAGGCGTCCAGTTGTTCGCCCTGGCGTAGAGCACGAGGAACGACGCGGTGTTCCAGTACGTCAGCAGCACCTTGCGGACGACCTCGCCGACCGACTCGTGGCCGACCCGCCGGGCCGACCACGGGTTGCCGGCGGTGAGCATGAACCACCGCAGCGCGTCGGCGCCGTGCCGCTCGAAGAGCTCGAACGGGTCGAGGACGTTGCCCAGGTGCTTGCTCATCTTGCGGCCCTGCTCGTCCAGGATGTGGCCGAGGCAGAGCACGGTGCGGTACGACGACTGGTCGAACACCAGCGTGCCGATCGCCATCAGCGTGTAGAACCAGCCCCTGGTCTGGTCGATCGCCTCGCAGATGTAGTCGGCCGGGTAGGACGCCTCGAACGCCTCCTGGTTGCGGTGCGGCGCACCCCACTGCGCGAAGGGCATCGAACCCGCGTCGTACCAGCAGTCGATGACCTCCGGCACCCGGGTCGCGGGCTCGCCGCAGGTGGGACAGTCGAAGGTCACCTCGTCGACGAACGGCCGGTGGGGGTCGAGTGCCGACAGGTCGGTCCCGGCGTAGGAGGACAGCTCGGCGAGTGACTCGACCACTGTCAGGTGCTCGGAGTCGCAGCGCCAGATCGGCAGCGGCGTGCCCCAGTACCGGTTGCGCGAGAGCGCCCAGTCGATGTTGTTGTCGAGCCAGTCGCCGTAGCGGCCGGTCTTGATCGTCGGCGGATGCCAGTCGGTTGTGGCGTTCTCGCGCAGCAGCGCTTCCTTCACCGCCGTCGTGCGGATGTACCACGACGGCAGGGCGTAGTAGATCAGCGGCGTGTCGCAGCGCCAGCAGTGCGGGTAGGAGTGGGTGTAGTCCTCCTTGCGCAGCAGCAGGCCACGCTCGCGCAGGTCGGTGACGATCAGCGGGTCGGCGGCTTTGAAGAACTGCCCCCCGACGAGCGGTAGCTGGGGTTCGAAGTGGCCGTCGGGCTGGATCGGGTTGACCACCGGCAGCCCGTAGCGGCGGGCCACCGCGAGGTCGTCGGCACCGAAGGCCGGCGCCTGGTGGACCAGGCCGGTCCCGTCCTCGACCGTCACGTAGTCGGCCAGCCCCACGAAGTGCGCTCCGGGGATGTCCACCAGGTCGAACGGCCGGGAGTACGTGACGTGCTCGAGAGCCGTCCCCGGCATCCGGTCGAGGATCTCCGCGCCGTCGCCGAGCGCATGCTCGACCAGCGGTTCGGCGACCACGAGCAGCTCGTCCGACCCGCTCGGCCGGGCGACCACATAGGTCACGTTCGGGTTGACCGCCACGGCGGTGTTGCTGATCAGCGTCCACGGGGTGGTGGTCCACACCAGCAACGCCGCGCCCTGCCCGCGTGAACCCGGCTCGGCGAGCGGTCCGCTGGTCACCGGGAAGCGCACGAACACCGACGGATCGGTCACGTCGAGGTAGCCCTGGGCGACCTCGTGGTCGCTGAGCCCAGTGCCGCAGCGCGGGCAGTACGGCGTCACCCGGTGGTCTTGCACCAGCAGGCCCTTGCCGTGGATCTGCTTCAGCGACCACCACACGCTCTCGACGTACGCCGGATCCATCGTCCAGTAGGCGGTGTCGAGATCGACCCAGTAGCCCATCCGCTCGGTCATCCGGGTGAACGCGTCGACGTGCTCCAGCACCGACTCGCGGCACTTCGCGTTGAACGCCTCGATGCCGTATTCCTCGATGTCGTTCTTGCCCGAGAACCCGAGTCGCTTCTCGACCTCGAGCTCGACGGGCAGCCCGTGGCAGTCCCAGCCGGCCCGCCGCGGCACGTGGTAGCCCCGCATCGTGCGGTAGCGCGGGAACAGGTCCTTGAACACCCGCGCTTCGACGTGGTGGGTGCCGGGGCGCCCGTTCGCGGTCGGCGGCCCCTCGTAGAAGGTCCACAGCGGGCCGTCTGCGGTCTGCTGCAGGGTGCGGGAGAAGACGTCGCGCTCCTGCCAACGGGCCAGGATCTCCCGCTCGAGGGCCGGCAGGTCCACCTGGGGGCTCATCTGGCGGTACGCACCGGTGGGCGTAGCCATTTGAGGAGACCCTCCAAGATCGAAGCGGAGCGCCGAGCGCGAAACTCAAGCGTAGCCTTGCTGGTACGCGAGAGTCGCGTGGGTTGGCTGCGGCGCGGCGCGTTGCCGGTGGGTGAACGCGGTTCTATCCTGCGCGCACCCAAGATCGGCAGCATCACTGGGCCGGCCCAGCAGAGCCGGCGGACGTCCGGGAGGCCGAGAATGGCACGGGAGCACTCGACCCTAGGTGGTCGGTTGCGCCGCCTGGTGACCCCTCGGGGCGTCGCTGACTCGGTGACCGGGGCCGGCACCGCGGTGGCCGGCG
The genomic region above belongs to Mycobacteriales bacterium and contains:
- the ileS gene encoding isoleucine--tRNA ligase — its product is MATPTGAYRQMSPQVDLPALEREILARWQERDVFSRTLQQTADGPLWTFYEGPPTANGRPGTHHVEARVFKDLFPRYRTMRGYHVPRRAGWDCHGLPVELEVEKRLGFSGKNDIEEYGIEAFNAKCRESVLEHVDAFTRMTERMGYWVDLDTAYWTMDPAYVESVWWSLKQIHGKGLLVQDHRVTPYCPRCGTGLSDHEVAQGYLDVTDPSVFVRFPVTSGPLAEPGSRGQGAALLVWTTTPWTLISNTAVAVNPNVTYVVARPSGSDELLVVAEPLVEHALGDGAEILDRMPGTALEHVTYSRPFDLVDIPGAHFVGLADYVTVEDGTGLVHQAPAFGADDLAVARRYGLPVVNPIQPDGHFEPQLPLVGGQFFKAADPLIVTDLRERGLLLRKEDYTHSYPHCWRCDTPLIYYALPSWYIRTTAVKEALLRENATTDWHPPTIKTGRYGDWLDNNIDWALSRNRYWGTPLPIWRCDSEHLTVVESLAELSSYAGTDLSALDPHRPFVDEVTFDCPTCGEPATRVPEVIDCWYDAGSMPFAQWGAPHRNQEAFEASYPADYICEAIDQTRGWFYTLMAIGTLVFDQSSYRTVLCLGHILDEQGRKMSKHLGNVLDPFELFERHGADALRWFMLTAGNPWSARRVGHESVGEVVRKVLLTYWNTASFLVLYARANNWTPDHPAPAPADRPVLDRWARSELHRTVIEVTQALDDFDPTRAGRRLTELVDDLSNWYVRRSRRRFWEGDAAALATLAECLDVLTRLLAPFVPFVTEEVHERLARDVDPAAADSVHLETWPQAEPAAVSTDLGEQMALVRRVVELGRAARAESSVRTRQPLGRALVSAPGWDSLGADLVAEVADELNVREVAALSGAGDLVEVSVKANYRALGKRFGPRTPTIAEAVQRSDHAALVSALRANGRASVEVDGETIELDADDVITSETPRAGWAVASSGADTVALDLTLDDDLRAAGVVRELVRCVQDARKSTGLEVTDRIELWWQSDGPAAQAVREGAELLAAEVLAVAVTEGAPAAPLAEHALSEPAVRFWLREAGS